Proteins encoded by one window of Pseudomonas sp. LS44:
- a CDS encoding organic hydroperoxide resistance protein — protein MQAIEALYTATATATGGRDGRAVSSDGVLDVKLSTPRELGGQGGEATNPEQLFAAGYSACFIGALKFVAGQKKQALPADASITGKVGIGQIPGGFGLEVELNVSLPGLDQAAAEELVAAAHQVCPYSNATRGNIDVRLNVSV, from the coding sequence ATGCAAGCCATCGAAGCGCTCTACACCGCAACTGCAACCGCCACCGGCGGCCGTGACGGTCGTGCCGTTTCCTCCGACGGCGTCCTCGACGTGAAGCTGAGCACCCCGCGCGAACTTGGCGGCCAGGGCGGCGAAGCCACCAACCCGGAACAATTGTTCGCCGCCGGCTATTCGGCCTGCTTCATTGGTGCACTGAAGTTCGTCGCCGGGCAGAAGAAACAAGCCCTGCCGGCCGACGCCTCGATTACCGGCAAGGTCGGCATTGGCCAGATCCCCGGCGGTTTCGGCCTGGAAGTGGAACTGAATGTCAGCCTGCCGGGCCTCGACCAAGCCGCCGCCGAAGAGTTGGTCGCTGCCGCCCACCAGGTCTGCCCGTACTCCAACGCCACCCGCGGCAACATCGACGTACGCCTGAACGTCAGCGTCTGA
- a CDS encoding DUF3291 domain-containing protein, giving the protein MTKYHLAQINIARTLEPLDHPLLKDFVDQLDAVNALAEQSAGFIWRLQTEEGDATSIQAFDDPQIIVNMSVWESFEALKGFVYSGEHLRVMRNRSSWMAKLQTPILALWWIPAGQIPSVESAKAALRSLEENGSTPAAFTFAKPYPMPEPQSLPA; this is encoded by the coding sequence ATGACTAAGTATCACCTGGCCCAGATCAATATCGCGCGGACCCTTGAGCCGCTGGATCATCCGCTGCTCAAGGACTTTGTCGACCAGCTCGATGCGGTCAACGCGTTGGCCGAGCAAAGTGCGGGCTTTATCTGGCGCCTGCAAACGGAAGAGGGCGATGCAACGTCGATCCAGGCGTTCGACGACCCGCAGATCATCGTCAACATGTCGGTGTGGGAGTCGTTCGAGGCGCTGAAGGGCTTTGTCTATTCCGGCGAACATCTGCGCGTGATGCGCAATCGCTCCAGCTGGATGGCGAAACTGCAGACGCCGATTCTCGCGCTGTGGTGGATCCCGGCGGGACAGATTCCGAGTGTCGAATCGGCAAAGGCCGCATTGCGCTCGCTCGAGGAAAACGGCTCGACGCCGGCTGCGTTCACCTTTGCCAAGCCGTATCCGATGCCAGAGCCGCAGTCGCTGCCGGCGTGA
- a CDS encoding winged helix-turn-helix domain-containing protein: MVESLSLQQARRLALVAQGFTARPPRLVKNTHLTQMIERLGALQIDSVNALVRSHYLPLFSRLGDYSQSLLEQAAWGPKRSRKLFEYWGHEASLLPLELYPLLRWRMRRAANGQGIYGQLARFGYERRDVIHRVLQAVREQGALGAGSLSTREVRAGPWWDWSAEKHALEWLFAAGEVTVAGRRGFERLYDLPERVFSTALLNQPELDEADAQRQLVLRAAMALGVATEKDLREYFRLTPADSRARLAELLESGDLLAVRVHGWDKPAYCAGEPNTVRRIEASALLSPFDSLVWERERTERLFDFRYRLEIYTPPHKRVYGYYVLPFLHRERLAARVDLRAERALSRLAVHAVHEEEKGLDEEGMQALAGQLRALADWLGLEHVQLNCTRSGGARLAAYL, translated from the coding sequence ATGGTCGAATCCCTTTCGCTGCAACAGGCTCGTCGCCTGGCTCTGGTGGCCCAGGGTTTTACCGCCCGCCCGCCACGCTTGGTGAAGAACACGCATCTCACCCAGATGATCGAGCGCCTCGGTGCGCTGCAGATCGACTCGGTCAACGCCTTGGTGCGTTCGCACTATTTGCCGCTGTTTTCGCGCCTTGGCGATTACTCGCAGAGCTTGTTGGAGCAGGCCGCCTGGGGGCCGAAACGTAGTCGCAAACTGTTCGAATATTGGGGCCATGAAGCCTCGCTGTTGCCGCTGGAACTGTATCCGCTGCTGCGCTGGCGCATGCGTCGTGCAGCCAATGGCCAGGGCATCTATGGGCAGCTGGCGCGATTTGGCTACGAGCGGCGGGACGTGATTCACCGCGTGCTGCAAGCGGTGCGCGAGCAAGGCGCCCTCGGTGCCGGCAGCTTGAGCACTCGAGAGGTGCGCGCCGGACCATGGTGGGATTGGAGCGCGGAAAAGCATGCGCTGGAATGGTTGTTCGCTGCCGGTGAAGTGACAGTCGCCGGCCGTCGCGGTTTTGAACGCCTTTACGACTTGCCCGAGCGGGTGTTCTCCACCGCGCTGCTCAATCAGCCTGAATTGGACGAGGCCGATGCCCAGCGCCAACTGGTGCTGCGCGCTGCGATGGCCTTGGGCGTGGCGACCGAAAAGGATTTGCGCGAGTACTTCCGTCTGACACCCGCCGACAGTCGCGCACGACTGGCCGAGCTGCTGGAGAGCGGTGATCTACTGGCGGTGCGGGTGCACGGCTGGGACAAGCCCGCCTACTGTGCGGGCGAGCCGAATACCGTGCGGCGCATCGAGGCCAGCGCCTTGCTGTCGCCGTTCGATTCGCTGGTCTGGGAGCGCGAACGCACCGAGCGGCTGTTCGATTTCCGCTATCGCCTGGAGATTTACACCCCGCCGCACAAGCGGGTGTACGGCTACTACGTGCTGCCGTTTCTGCACCGCGAACGGCTGGCCGCACGCGTCGACTTGCGCGCCGAGCGAGCGCTCAGCCGCCTGGCGGTGCATGCCGTTCACGAAGAAGAAAAGGGCTTGGACGAGGAGGGTATGCAGGCGCTGGCCGGACAGCTGCGGGCGTTGGCGGATTGGCTTGGCTTGGAGCATGTACAGCTGAATTGCACCCGCAGTGGCGGAGCGCGGCTCGCTGCCTATTTGTAG
- a CDS encoding crotonase/enoyl-CoA hydratase family protein produces the protein MSDLISYQLEDGIATLTLSNGKVNAISPDVIAAFNAALDRAEQDRAVVIITGQPGILSGGYDLKVMTSGPQNAINLVAAGSTLARRLLAHPFPVIVACPGHAVAKGAFILLSADYRIGVEGPFSIGLNEVQIGMTMHHVGIELARDRLHKSAFHRSVINGEMFDPQSAVDAGFLDKVVAPEQLQASALAAAQQLKKINMIAHRNTKLKVRKALLEALDTSIELDRQHAI, from the coding sequence ATGAGCGATCTGATCAGCTACCAACTCGAAGACGGCATTGCCACCCTGACCCTCAGCAATGGCAAGGTCAATGCAATCTCGCCGGATGTAATCGCCGCCTTCAATGCTGCGCTGGACCGCGCCGAGCAGGATCGCGCTGTGGTAATCATCACCGGCCAACCCGGCATTCTCTCCGGCGGCTATGACCTCAAGGTGATGACCTCCGGTCCGCAGAATGCGATCAATCTGGTTGCCGCTGGCTCTACGTTAGCGCGGCGCCTGCTCGCTCATCCATTCCCGGTGATCGTTGCCTGCCCGGGTCACGCGGTGGCGAAAGGCGCCTTCATCCTGCTCTCGGCCGACTACCGCATTGGCGTCGAAGGGCCGTTCAGCATCGGGCTGAACGAAGTGCAGATCGGCATGACCATGCATCACGTCGGCATCGAACTGGCGCGTGACCGCTTGCACAAGTCGGCATTCCACCGTTCGGTGATCAACGGCGAGATGTTCGATCCACAAAGCGCGGTCGACGCCGGCTTCCTCGACAAGGTCGTCGCACCTGAACAGCTGCAGGCCTCTGCGCTGGCCGCCGCGCAGCAATTGAAAAAGATCAACATGATTGCCCACCGCAACACCAAGCTCAAAGTCCGCAAGGCTCTGCTGGAGGCGCTGGACACGTCGATCGAACTGGATCGCCAGCACGCCATCTGA
- a CDS encoding MarR family winged helix-turn-helix transcriptional regulator — protein sequence MTRSSRCEQLRLDNQLCFALYSTSLAMTKVYKPLLQALNLTYPQYLAMLVLWERDGITVGELSQRLLTDPGSVTPLLKRLEVEGLLSRTRSSADERVVELRLTAKGRSLQQQAEPLPACILETTGQSIDQLIALKQELVSLRASLHKAV from the coding sequence ATGACCCGCTCTAGCCGCTGCGAACAACTGCGCCTCGACAACCAGCTGTGCTTCGCCCTGTATTCCACCTCGTTGGCGATGACCAAGGTCTACAAACCCCTGTTACAAGCGCTCAACCTCACCTACCCGCAATATCTGGCGATGCTGGTGCTCTGGGAACGCGACGGCATTACCGTCGGCGAGCTCAGCCAGCGCTTGCTGACAGATCCCGGCTCGGTCACACCATTGCTCAAACGCCTGGAAGTCGAAGGCCTGCTGAGCCGCACCCGTAGCAGTGCCGACGAGCGCGTCGTGGAGCTACGACTGACTGCCAAGGGTCGCTCTTTACAGCAGCAGGCAGAGCCGCTTCCCGCCTGCATCCTCGAGACCACCGGGCAATCGATCGACCAGCTCATCGCCCTCAAGCAGGAGCTAGTGAGCCTGCGCGCCAGCCTGCACAAGGCTGTCTAG
- a CDS encoding LysR family transcriptional regulator — protein sequence MGTYPSIDTELLRTFVAIADHGGFTRAADAVNRTQSAVSMQMKRLEEDVLQRSVFERDGRQVRLTPEGQVLLGYARRILKLHGEVLNTLREPHMVGSVRIGTPDDYVMRFLPGILSRFAQSFPLIQVELHCEPSHQLLQRQDLDLTIVTREPGKEIGQLLRQEHIVWAEAQGFSPHEQQPIPLAMFNGDCFCRNWACNALDAMEREYRVAYTSPSLSAIMAVVSAGLAVTAQLQSLITPDMRIIGEAEGLPRMPMASIVLLRNPQGQSQVTETLAEHITEGFRI from the coding sequence ATGGGCACTTATCCGAGCATCGATACCGAACTGCTGCGCACCTTCGTGGCCATTGCCGATCACGGCGGCTTCACGCGCGCTGCGGATGCGGTCAACCGCACCCAATCGGCAGTCAGCATGCAGATGAAGCGGCTTGAGGAAGACGTGTTGCAGCGCTCGGTATTCGAGCGCGACGGCCGCCAGGTGCGGCTGACGCCGGAGGGCCAGGTGCTGCTCGGCTACGCGCGGAGAATCCTCAAGCTGCACGGCGAGGTGCTCAATACCTTGCGCGAGCCGCATATGGTCGGCTCCGTGCGCATCGGCACGCCGGACGACTACGTGATGCGCTTCCTGCCGGGGATTCTCTCGCGTTTCGCGCAGAGCTTTCCGCTGATCCAGGTGGAGTTGCATTGCGAGCCGTCCCACCAATTGCTGCAACGCCAGGACCTCGACCTAACCATCGTCACCCGCGAGCCGGGCAAGGAAATCGGCCAACTGCTGCGCCAGGAACACATCGTCTGGGCCGAAGCCCAGGGCTTCAGCCCCCATGAGCAACAACCCATACCGCTGGCGATGTTCAACGGCGACTGCTTCTGTCGAAACTGGGCCTGCAACGCGCTGGATGCGATGGAACGCGAGTATCGCGTGGCCTACACCAGCCCCAGCCTCTCGGCGATCATGGCGGTGGTCAGTGCTGGTCTGGCGGTAACAGCGCAGCTGCAAAGCCTGATCACCCCGGACATGCGCATCATTGGCGAGGCCGAAGGTTTGCCGCGCATGCCGATGGCCAGCATCGTGCTGCTGCGTAATCCACAGGGTCAGTCGCAAGTCACCGAAACCCTCGCCGAGCACATCACCGAAGGGTTCCGGATCTGA
- a CDS encoding DUF1127 domain-containing protein: MKGQFGFVGVLPASKARAERRHWWRALGWQLRRWYQLAHQRRQLAMLSDEALKDIGLSRADTMQESELPFWDDPSKR, from the coding sequence ATGAAAGGTCAATTCGGATTTGTTGGAGTTCTACCCGCGAGCAAAGCACGAGCGGAACGGCGTCACTGGTGGCGCGCGTTGGGCTGGCAATTGCGTCGCTGGTACCAGCTGGCACATCAGCGTCGGCAACTGGCGATGCTCAGCGACGAAGCGTTGAAGGATATCGGCCTCAGCCGGGCCGATACCATGCAAGAAAGCGAGCTGCCGTTCTGGGATGATCCGTCCAAGCGCTGA
- the efp gene encoding elongation factor P yields MKTAQEMKPNSVALIDGQPWLIQKAEFTKSGRNSAIVKMKLKNLINGSKTETVYKADDKMEPVILERKEVNLSYISGDDYVFMDPEYNSYELRAEDLESVLPFIEEGMTDVCEAVFFEGKVISIDLPTTIVRQITYTENSARGDTSGKVMKTAKLSNGTEVKVADFCNIDDWIEIDTRDGSYKGRTQAPQA; encoded by the coding sequence ATGAAAACCGCACAAGAAATGAAGCCCAACAGTGTGGCCCTGATCGACGGTCAGCCTTGGCTTATCCAGAAAGCCGAGTTCACCAAGTCCGGTCGTAACAGCGCCATCGTCAAAATGAAGCTGAAGAACCTGATCAACGGCTCCAAGACCGAGACCGTTTACAAGGCCGACGACAAGATGGAGCCGGTGATCCTCGAGCGTAAGGAAGTGAACCTTTCCTACATCAGCGGTGACGACTACGTGTTCATGGACCCGGAGTACAACTCTTACGAGCTGCGCGCCGAAGACCTGGAAAGCGTTCTGCCGTTCATCGAAGAAGGCATGACCGACGTCTGCGAAGCGGTGTTCTTCGAAGGCAAAGTGATCTCCATCGATCTGCCGACCACCATCGTTCGCCAGATCACCTACACCGAGAACTCCGCCCGTGGCGACACTTCCGGCAAGGTGATGAAGACTGCCAAGCTGAGCAACGGCACCGAAGTCAAAGTTGCTGATTTCTGCAACATCGACGACTGGATTGAAATCGATACCCGTGACGGTTCCTACAAAGGCCGCACCCAGGCGCCGCAGGCCTAA
- a CDS encoding amidotransferase, which translates to MTLRICILETDVLRPELVDQYQSYGKMFEQLFSRQPIAAEFVVYNVLEGSYPPDSESFDAYLVTGSKADSFANDPWIETLRAYLLERYQRGDKILGVCFGHQLLALLLGGKAERAAQGWGVGTHNYRIAEQPEWMTPAVDDLTLLISHQDQVTALPENARLIASSDFCPHAAYAIEDQVLCFQGHPEFIHDYSRALLDIRQQHLGEQIYQQGVASLDRDHQGDVVAEWMMRFVARGRTGEPV; encoded by the coding sequence ATGACGCTGCGCATCTGCATTCTGGAAACCGACGTCCTGCGTCCCGAACTGGTCGATCAGTACCAGAGCTACGGGAAGATGTTCGAGCAACTGTTCTCCCGTCAGCCGATTGCGGCCGAGTTCGTTGTGTACAACGTGTTGGAAGGTAGTTACCCGCCGGACTCAGAGAGTTTCGATGCCTACCTGGTGACCGGCAGCAAGGCTGACTCGTTCGCCAACGACCCCTGGATCGAAACCCTGCGGGCCTACCTTCTCGAGCGCTACCAGCGCGGCGACAAAATCCTTGGCGTGTGTTTCGGCCATCAACTGCTGGCGCTGTTGCTCGGCGGCAAGGCTGAGCGCGCCGCCCAGGGCTGGGGTGTGGGGACGCACAATTATCGGATCGCCGAGCAGCCGGAATGGATGACTCCAGCCGTGGACGATCTGACCTTGCTGATCAGCCACCAAGACCAGGTCACCGCCTTACCGGAAAACGCCAGGCTGATTGCCTCCAGCGACTTCTGCCCGCACGCGGCCTATGCCATCGAGGACCAGGTGCTGTGCTTCCAGGGGCATCCGGAGTTCATTCACGACTATTCGCGCGCGCTGCTCGACATTCGTCAACAGCATCTGGGCGAGCAGATCTACCAACAGGGCGTGGCCAGCCTGGATCGCGATCACCAGGGCGATGTTGTAGCCGAATGGATGATGCGCTTTGTCGCTCGCGGGCGAACCGGCGAGCCGGTCTGA
- the ptrC gene encoding type III secretion system co-regulatory protein PtrC, whose product MNAIENLSCLSAYGVTYAHFEDCQLSFETELAFQLEDGSLLTLNMPTPPGERQAIRRELFRQTVC is encoded by the coding sequence ATGAACGCCATCGAGAATCTCTCCTGCCTCTCTGCGTATGGAGTGACCTATGCCCACTTCGAAGATTGCCAGCTGAGTTTCGAAACGGAGCTCGCCTTCCAATTGGAAGACGGCAGCCTACTGACCCTGAACATGCCGACTCCGCCGGGTGAGCGCCAAGCTATCCGCCGCGAACTGTTTCGGCAGACCGTCTGCTGA
- the earP gene encoding elongation factor P maturation arginine rhamnosyltransferase EarP, translating into MKTTWDIFCSVVDNYGDIGVTWRLARQLVVEHGQAVRLWVDDLRAFVRLCPEADALADSQWQQGVEVRVWHPDWQVVEPGQVVIEAFACHLPPAYIEAMAARPRTLWLNLEYLSAEDWVGGCHGLPSPQANGLRKFFFFPGFTHDTGGLLREVDLLARRRVFQADPEARKVFLASIGVAVAPESRLISLFAYENPAVASWLDALAASDAAIQLLVPQGRVVADVQAWLGEGDLVVGGNWRRGNLQVHLLPFMRQEDYDLLLWSCDANIVRGEDSFVRAQWAGRPLLWHIYEQDEQAHWDKLEAFLSLYRQELSVTADAALSGLWQAWNAGEDMTKSWNACLKVWPELAEHAERWCLQQASRPDLTAALVQFYRNWLSCAA; encoded by the coding sequence ATGAAAACCACCTGGGACATCTTCTGCAGCGTCGTCGACAACTATGGCGACATCGGCGTGACCTGGCGCTTGGCCAGGCAGCTGGTGGTCGAGCATGGGCAGGCGGTGCGGTTGTGGGTGGATGACCTGCGGGCGTTCGTGCGCCTCTGTCCCGAAGCCGATGCACTCGCCGACAGCCAATGGCAGCAGGGTGTCGAAGTGCGGGTGTGGCACCCCGACTGGCAGGTGGTCGAGCCGGGCCAAGTGGTAATCGAGGCCTTCGCCTGTCATTTGCCACCTGCCTATATAGAAGCGATGGCGGCCCGACCCCGGACGCTGTGGCTGAATCTGGAGTATCTCAGCGCTGAAGACTGGGTGGGTGGCTGCCACGGCCTGCCATCGCCGCAGGCTAACGGCTTGCGGAAGTTCTTCTTTTTCCCCGGCTTCACCCACGACACCGGCGGTCTGTTGCGTGAGGTTGATCTGCTTGCCAGGCGCCGGGTATTCCAGGCTGACCCGGAGGCGCGCAAGGTATTCCTGGCCAGTATCGGTGTGGCGGTGGCGCCTGAGTCTCGGCTGATTTCGCTGTTCGCTTATGAGAACCCCGCCGTGGCGAGTTGGCTGGACGCGCTGGCAGCTAGCGACGCAGCAATCCAATTGCTGGTGCCGCAGGGGCGTGTTGTCGCTGACGTGCAAGCCTGGCTGGGCGAGGGCGATCTTGTCGTAGGCGGCAATTGGCGGCGTGGCAATCTGCAGGTGCATCTCTTGCCCTTCATGCGGCAGGAGGATTACGACCTGCTGCTCTGGAGCTGCGACGCCAATATTGTGCGCGGCGAGGATTCGTTCGTGCGTGCGCAATGGGCCGGGCGGCCGCTGCTCTGGCATATCTACGAGCAGGATGAGCAGGCGCATTGGGACAAGCTCGAGGCCTTTCTCAGCCTGTATCGACAGGAGTTGTCGGTCACGGCAGATGCGGCGTTGAGCGGCTTATGGCAGGCATGGAATGCCGGTGAAGACATGACCAAGAGCTGGAATGCCTGTCTAAAGGTATGGCCCGAGCTGGCTGAACATGCCGAACGCTGGTGCCTGCAGCAGGCCTCCCGTCCTGATCTCACCGCAGCGCTGGTACAGTTTTACCGAAATTGGCTATCATGCGCGGCCTAG
- a CDS encoding magnesium and cobalt transport protein CorA gives MSRVVGSAVYAKGKKVTDISLQQGAEWAAKEGHFVWIGLHDPGEPELLTLQQQFNLHPLAVEDALLQHTRPKLETFGDALFMVLYSPIVDDNDDDLVFIETQLFAGKGYVISARYGESPSYAAVRQRSEAQPQMLEHGEDFVLYALLSFVIENYRPLLDQYHDRMEDMEQHVLNNPLSQEDVEQIQSTRRDLLRLRRYLAPLEEICQDLQHLDFPFIDKHMRPYFRDVAIHVQRLLEDLTGLREMADHAIEIGLLLESSRQSVTQRKFGAWAAILAFPTAVAGIYGMNFQNMPELTWKYGYFVVIGIITVGCTVLYANFKRLKWL, from the coding sequence ATGTCGCGAGTGGTCGGCTCCGCGGTTTACGCCAAAGGCAAGAAAGTCACGGACATCTCCCTGCAGCAGGGTGCCGAATGGGCCGCCAAGGAGGGGCATTTCGTCTGGATCGGCCTCCATGATCCCGGCGAGCCGGAGCTGCTGACCCTGCAACAGCAGTTCAACCTGCACCCGCTGGCCGTCGAGGATGCGCTGTTGCAGCACACCCGGCCGAAGCTGGAAACCTTCGGCGATGCGCTGTTTATGGTGCTCTACTCGCCGATCGTCGACGATAACGACGACGACCTGGTGTTCATCGAGACCCAGTTGTTCGCCGGCAAGGGCTATGTGATCAGTGCGCGCTACGGCGAATCGCCATCCTACGCCGCGGTGCGCCAGCGCAGCGAGGCCCAGCCACAGATGCTCGAGCACGGCGAGGACTTCGTACTCTACGCGCTGCTCAGTTTCGTGATCGAGAACTACCGACCACTGCTCGACCAGTACCACGACCGCATGGAGGACATGGAGCAGCACGTGCTCAACAACCCGTTGAGCCAGGAGGACGTCGAGCAGATCCAGAGCACCCGTCGCGACCTACTGCGCCTGCGCCGCTACCTGGCACCGCTTGAGGAGATATGCCAGGACCTGCAGCACCTGGATTTCCCCTTCATCGACAAACACATGCGTCCTTACTTTCGCGATGTGGCAATCCACGTTCAACGCCTGCTGGAAGACCTCACCGGTCTGCGCGAAATGGCTGACCATGCCATCGAGATCGGTCTGCTGCTCGAGTCGTCGCGGCAAAGCGTTACGCAGCGCAAATTCGGTGCCTGGGCGGCAATTTTGGCCTTCCCCACTGCGGTGGCGGGTATCTATGGGATGAACTTCCAAAACATGCCCGAACTGACCTGGAAGTACGGCTATTTTGTCGTGATCGGCATCATTACCGTCGGTTGCACGGTGTTGTATGCCAACTTCAAGCGTTTGAAATGGCTTTAA
- a CDS encoding DUF2092 domain-containing protein, producing the protein MAIRSLACAVLLAAISSGALAVDSPEREPRALDALQKMSDYMRSLQRFQISADSTTDQVLDSGQTIQFSHHTELKAERPNRLQVTVSDGLHRRSLYYDGNHFVVYGDLHNYYSRLVAPPNIDSLLEQLEGRYGIQLPLADLFYWSNDRSLRDNIHSAAYIGTEKLAGKTCEHYAYRQDGIDWQLWVESGPQPLPCQLVIISSNDEARPRHSVRLHWQPAPTFTTDTFDFQPPTGAQAVELRQLDTNQPQQSNQ; encoded by the coding sequence ATGGCTATACGTTCACTAGCTTGTGCAGTACTGCTCGCCGCCATAAGCAGCGGCGCCCTTGCCGTCGATTCGCCGGAACGCGAGCCCAGAGCGCTCGATGCCTTGCAAAAGATGAGCGACTACATGCGTTCGCTGCAGCGCTTCCAGATCAGCGCCGACAGCACCACCGACCAGGTTCTGGATAGCGGTCAGACCATACAGTTCTCCCACCATACCGAACTCAAGGCCGAGCGCCCGAACAGGCTGCAGGTGACGGTCAGCGATGGCCTGCATCGCCGCAGCCTCTACTACGACGGCAACCATTTCGTCGTATACGGCGACCTCCACAACTACTACAGCCGCCTGGTCGCACCGCCGAACATCGATTCGCTGCTCGAGCAACTGGAGGGTCGCTATGGCATCCAGTTGCCGCTGGCCGACCTGTTCTACTGGAGTAATGACCGCAGCCTGCGCGACAACATCCACTCGGCGGCCTACATCGGCACCGAGAAGCTCGCAGGCAAAACCTGCGAACACTACGCCTATCGGCAGGACGGTATCGACTGGCAGCTCTGGGTCGAAAGCGGCCCTCAGCCCCTGCCCTGTCAACTGGTTATCATCAGTAGCAACGACGAGGCCCGGCCGCGACACAGTGTGCGCCTGCATTGGCAGCCGGCCCCGACCTTCACGACAGACACTTTCGACTTCCAGCCCCCGACTGGCGCCCAAGCGGTGGAGTTGCGTCAGTTGGACACCAATCAACCCCAGCAATCCAACCAATAG